The proteins below are encoded in one region of Salmo salar chromosome ssa02, Ssal_v3.1, whole genome shotgun sequence:
- the LOC106590483 gene encoding immune-associated nucleotide-binding protein 3 isoform X2 → MAANPDYQAIDLLRDRGYVPGKTDTLLPTQVTDNMSSDETSDWSMCQPITFNGGIRTSVKWSQQVETEYSVYTVGSADSEIDLYGSGLHMNQSPTVEDPLPALGQMQDSRIVHCTRLDCTICVQRSDEAVKFCQDCKATFCENHVRDHYQAPGLMKHTLVEATEGRKTIPNVDDQVHETYVETEQTVPQVCSWKTAFFFSLLGILILVLALVGLACYTQLCVTVHGSEVGFQQRIVLLGKTGSEKRASGNTILGREAFKVEASPSYGPQCEEQDAVVGQNNITMINTPDVLPSEELAGKVAQCINISTPHVFLLVIRLCNWCTEEEKKTVKWMNENFAEEALKYTIVLFTGGDQLEGKPVEEYLMDNSDSLKLLSMCGGRHHVFNNKEKNDLTQVTELLEKIDGLLNENRGYYHVTNILTRRREEIRRREEALRKILEQEVRKRDAAIATIREEEEKKRDAAIATIREEEEKKRDAAIATIREEEEKKRETEERKVCEGEDEGRKVIDNLALKVSGSKMYVGVTVITMIILIVL, encoded by the exons ATGGCTGCCAATCCTGATTACCAAGCAATTGATTTGCTAAGAGATAGAGGTTATGTGCCAGGGAAAACGGATACATTGCTGCCAACCCAAGTAACTGATAACATGAGCTCGGATGAAACGAG TGATTGGTCCATGTGTCAACCAATAACATTCAACGGTGGGATCCGTACCTCTGTGAAATG GAGCCAGCAGGTGGAGACAGAGTACTCAGTGTATACAGTCGGCTCAGCAGACAGTGAGATTGATTTATATGGATCTGGTCTTCATATGAATCAGAG CCCTACTGTTGAGGACCCTCTGCCTGCTTTAGGCCAGATGCAGGATAGCAGAATAGTACATTGTACCAGACTGGACTGTACTATATGTGTACAGCGCAGCGACGAAGCTGTGAAGTTCTGCCAGGATTGCAAGGCTACTTTCTGTGAGAACCATGTTAGAGACCACTACCAGGCCCCAGGACTGATGAAACACACATTGGTGGAGGCCACTGAAGGAAGGAAAACCATTCCAAATGTAGATGATCAGGTCCATGAAACATATGTTGAAACAGAACAAACTGTGCCTCAG GTCTGCTCATGGAAAACAGCCTTCTTCTTCAGTCTTCTGGGGATTCTCATTCTGGTACTTGCCCTGGTAGGACTTGCATGTTATACACAATTGTGTGTCACTGTACACG GGTCTGAGGTGGGATTTCAGCAACGGATTGTTCTGCTGGGGAAGACTGGATCAGAGAAGAGAGCATCAGGAAACACCATCCTGGGAAGAGAGGCCTTTAAAGTGGAGGCTTCACCTTCGTATGGGCCACAGTGTGAGGAACAAGATGCTGTTGTGGGCCAAAATAACATAACTATGATTAACACCCCAGATGTGTTGCCATCTGAGGAACTTGCAGGTAAAGTAGCTCAATGCATCAACATCTCAACACCTCACGTGTTCCTGCTGGTGATCAGGTTGTGCAATTGGTGTACAGAAGAGGAGAAGAAAACTGTCAAATGGATGAATGAGAACTTTGCGGAGGAGGCCCTTAAATACACCATTGTGCTGTTCACTGGTGGAGACCAGCTAGAAGGGAAACCAGTGGAGGAGTATCTAATGGACAATAGTGATTCCCTAAAGCTTCTCAGTATGTGTGGTGGTAGACATCACGTCTTCAATAACAAAGAAAAGAATGACCTCACTCAGGTCACAGAGCTGCTGGAGAAGATAGATGGATTATTGAATGAGAATAGGGGATACTATCATGTGACCAACATCTTGAcccggaggagagaggagatcaggaggagggaggaggctcTGAGAAAGATACTGGAACAGGAGGTTAGAAAGAGGGATGCAGCCATAGCAACgataagagaggaggaggagaaaaagagggatGCAGCCATAGCAACgataagagaggaggaggagaaaaagagggatGCAGCCATAGCAACgataagagaggaggaggagaaaaagagggagactgaagagagaAAAGTCTGTGAGGGGGAAGATGAAGGGAGGAAGGTCATTGATAATCTGGCATTGAAAGTCTCAGGCTCAAAAATGTATGTAGGAGTAACAGTGATCACAATGATCATACTAATTGTCCTTTAA
- the LOC106590483 gene encoding immune-associated nucleotide-binding protein 10 isoform X3 — protein MAANPDYQAIDLLRDRGYVPGKTDTLLPTQVTDNMSSDETREGSPKTPVPYTLNSDWSMCQPITFNGGIRTSVKWSQQVETEYSVYTVGSADSEIDLYGSGLHMNQSPTVEDPLPALGQMQDSRIVHCTRLDCTICVQRSDEAVKFCQDCKATFCENHVRDHYQAPGLMKHTLVEATEGRKTIPNVDDQVHETYVETEQTVPQVCSWKTAFFFSLLGILILVLALVGLACYTQLCVTVHGSEVGFQQRIVLLGKTGSEKRASGNTILGREAFKVEASPSYGPQCEEQDAVVGQNNITMINTPDVLPSEELAGKVAQCINISTPHVFLLVIRLCNWCTEEEKKTVKWMNENFAEEALKYTIVLFTGGDQLEGKPVEEYLMDNSDSLKLLSMCGGRHHVFNNKEKNDLTQVTELLEKIDGLLNENRGYYHVTNILTRRREEIRRREEALRKILEQEVRKRDAAIATIREEEEKKRDAAIATIREEEEKKRDTEERKVCEGEDEGRKVIDNLALKVSGSKMYVGVTVITMIILIVL, from the exons ATGGCTGCCAATCCTGATTACCAAGCAATTGATTTGCTAAGAGATAGAGGTTATGTGCCAGGGAAAACGGATACATTGCTGCCAACCCAAGTAACTGATAACATGAGCTCGGATGAAACGAG GGAAGGAAGTCCAAAAACACCTGTGCCTTACACCCTGAACAGTGATTGGTCCATGTGTCAACCAATAACATTCAACGGTGGGATCCGTACCTCTGTGAAATG GAGCCAGCAGGTGGAGACAGAGTACTCAGTGTATACAGTCGGCTCAGCAGACAGTGAGATTGATTTATATGGATCTGGTCTTCATATGAATCAGAG CCCTACTGTTGAGGACCCTCTGCCTGCTTTAGGCCAGATGCAGGATAGCAGAATAGTACATTGTACCAGACTGGACTGTACTATATGTGTACAGCGCAGCGACGAAGCTGTGAAGTTCTGCCAGGATTGCAAGGCTACTTTCTGTGAGAACCATGTTAGAGACCACTACCAGGCCCCAGGACTGATGAAACACACATTGGTGGAGGCCACTGAAGGAAGGAAAACCATTCCAAATGTAGATGATCAGGTCCATGAAACATATGTTGAAACAGAACAAACTGTGCCTCAG GTCTGCTCATGGAAAACAGCCTTCTTCTTCAGTCTTCTGGGGATTCTCATTCTGGTACTTGCCCTGGTAGGACTTGCATGTTATACACAATTGTGTGTCACTGTACACG GGTCTGAGGTGGGATTTCAGCAACGGATTGTTCTGCTGGGGAAGACTGGATCAGAGAAGAGAGCATCAGGAAACACCATCCTGGGAAGAGAGGCCTTTAAAGTGGAGGCTTCACCTTCGTATGGGCCACAGTGTGAGGAACAAGATGCTGTTGTGGGCCAAAATAACATAACTATGATTAACACCCCAGATGTGTTGCCATCTGAGGAACTTGCAGGTAAAGTAGCTCAATGCATCAACATCTCAACACCTCACGTGTTCCTGCTGGTGATCAGGTTGTGCAATTGGTGTACAGAAGAGGAGAAGAAAACTGTCAAATGGATGAATGAGAACTTTGCGGAGGAGGCCCTTAAATACACCATTGTGCTGTTCACTGGTGGAGACCAGCTAGAAGGGAAACCAGTGGAGGAGTATCTAATGGACAATAGTGATTCCCTAAAGCTTCTCAGTATGTGTGGTGGTAGACATCACGTCTTCAATAACAAAGAAAAGAATGACCTCACTCAGGTCACAGAGCTGCTGGAGAAGATAGATGGATTATTGAATGAGAATAGGGGATACTATCATGTGACCAACATCTTGAcccggaggagagaggagatcaggaggagggaggaggctcTGAGAAAGATACTGGAACAGGAGGTTAGAAAGAGGGATGCAGCCATAGCAACgataagagaggaggaggagaaaaagagggatGCAGCCATAGCAACgataagagaggaggaggagaaaaagagggat actgaagagagaAAAGTCTGTGAGGGGGAAGATGAAGGGAGGAAGGTCATTGATAATCTGGCATTGAAAGTCTCAGGCTCAAAAATGTATGTAGGAGTAACAGTGATCACAATGATCATACTAATTGTCCTTTAA
- the LOC106590483 gene encoding immune-associated nucleotide-binding protein 3 isoform X1, protein MAANPDYQAIDLLRDRGYVPGKTDTLLPTQVTDNMSSDETREGSPKTPVPYTLNSDWSMCQPITFNGGIRTSVKWSQQVETEYSVYTVGSADSEIDLYGSGLHMNQSPTVEDPLPALGQMQDSRIVHCTRLDCTICVQRSDEAVKFCQDCKATFCENHVRDHYQAPGLMKHTLVEATEGRKTIPNVDDQVHETYVETEQTVPQVCSWKTAFFFSLLGILILVLALVGLACYTQLCVTVHGSEVGFQQRIVLLGKTGSEKRASGNTILGREAFKVEASPSYGPQCEEQDAVVGQNNITMINTPDVLPSEELAGKVAQCINISTPHVFLLVIRLCNWCTEEEKKTVKWMNENFAEEALKYTIVLFTGGDQLEGKPVEEYLMDNSDSLKLLSMCGGRHHVFNNKEKNDLTQVTELLEKIDGLLNENRGYYHVTNILTRRREEIRRREEALRKILEQEVRKRDAAIATIREEEEKKRDAAIATIREEEEKKRDAAIATIREEEEKKRETEERKVCEGEDEGRKVIDNLALKVSGSKMYVGVTVITMIILIVL, encoded by the exons ATGGCTGCCAATCCTGATTACCAAGCAATTGATTTGCTAAGAGATAGAGGTTATGTGCCAGGGAAAACGGATACATTGCTGCCAACCCAAGTAACTGATAACATGAGCTCGGATGAAACGAG GGAAGGAAGTCCAAAAACACCTGTGCCTTACACCCTGAACAGTGATTGGTCCATGTGTCAACCAATAACATTCAACGGTGGGATCCGTACCTCTGTGAAATG GAGCCAGCAGGTGGAGACAGAGTACTCAGTGTATACAGTCGGCTCAGCAGACAGTGAGATTGATTTATATGGATCTGGTCTTCATATGAATCAGAG CCCTACTGTTGAGGACCCTCTGCCTGCTTTAGGCCAGATGCAGGATAGCAGAATAGTACATTGTACCAGACTGGACTGTACTATATGTGTACAGCGCAGCGACGAAGCTGTGAAGTTCTGCCAGGATTGCAAGGCTACTTTCTGTGAGAACCATGTTAGAGACCACTACCAGGCCCCAGGACTGATGAAACACACATTGGTGGAGGCCACTGAAGGAAGGAAAACCATTCCAAATGTAGATGATCAGGTCCATGAAACATATGTTGAAACAGAACAAACTGTGCCTCAG GTCTGCTCATGGAAAACAGCCTTCTTCTTCAGTCTTCTGGGGATTCTCATTCTGGTACTTGCCCTGGTAGGACTTGCATGTTATACACAATTGTGTGTCACTGTACACG GGTCTGAGGTGGGATTTCAGCAACGGATTGTTCTGCTGGGGAAGACTGGATCAGAGAAGAGAGCATCAGGAAACACCATCCTGGGAAGAGAGGCCTTTAAAGTGGAGGCTTCACCTTCGTATGGGCCACAGTGTGAGGAACAAGATGCTGTTGTGGGCCAAAATAACATAACTATGATTAACACCCCAGATGTGTTGCCATCTGAGGAACTTGCAGGTAAAGTAGCTCAATGCATCAACATCTCAACACCTCACGTGTTCCTGCTGGTGATCAGGTTGTGCAATTGGTGTACAGAAGAGGAGAAGAAAACTGTCAAATGGATGAATGAGAACTTTGCGGAGGAGGCCCTTAAATACACCATTGTGCTGTTCACTGGTGGAGACCAGCTAGAAGGGAAACCAGTGGAGGAGTATCTAATGGACAATAGTGATTCCCTAAAGCTTCTCAGTATGTGTGGTGGTAGACATCACGTCTTCAATAACAAAGAAAAGAATGACCTCACTCAGGTCACAGAGCTGCTGGAGAAGATAGATGGATTATTGAATGAGAATAGGGGATACTATCATGTGACCAACATCTTGAcccggaggagagaggagatcaggaggagggaggaggctcTGAGAAAGATACTGGAACAGGAGGTTAGAAAGAGGGATGCAGCCATAGCAACgataagagaggaggaggagaaaaagagggatGCAGCCATAGCAACgataagagaggaggaggagaaaaagagggatGCAGCCATAGCAACgataagagaggaggaggagaaaaagagggagactgaagagagaAAAGTCTGTGAGGGGGAAGATGAAGGGAGGAAGGTCATTGATAATCTGGCATTGAAAGTCTCAGGCTCAAAAATGTATGTAGGAGTAACAGTGATCACAATGATCATACTAATTGTCCTTTAA